The nucleotide window AGTACCTTGCTCACGCAACGCCTTCTTAGCGGCTGGGATGAAGCGAGGGTAAATACAGATTGCAGCGGTGTTACCAACTGCAGTCTTCGCGTCATGACAAAGCGCCACTACTTTTTCAGTAGTATCGTCATCATTTAGCGTCGTTAGGTCCATAAGTTTAAGTGCACGTAGAGCTGCTGCTTTTAAATCGCTCATTTCTATCTCCGATCAATATATTCAAATAGTTAACTACTTCGCCACCCATCCAGTATAGATGGATATTTTAGTAATGCTCAGTAGTCACAAATGAACGGACTTGGTTCCCTGAAGACTTGATAACTTTCGCTATCAATTGCAATCCTTGTCACCGCACAGTACCAGTTTGGTCTATGGCACAACAAATCAGTCATGTTGTGTCTAACATCTATAGCGTATCGCTAAGTTTGGCTTAATCCCAGAAGAATAACCTTTAGATAAATCCAAGCAGTTACTTTCTTGCCAACAAGAGACATCCTGTCCCTTAAGCTTATACATTATAGGTATCCATCAATAAATTGTAGTGCTCCTTAGAACGCAAACGGTTTGTATCTCAAAAAAACATTCTAGACCCATTTTCGACTCCAAGCATTCACTCATGCTAATGCTCAAAATCACTAGGCCCAAAAACAAAAAAGCCCCGCAGCAATTTCTTGCTACGGGGCGATATTATTATGGCGTCTATATATCGATTTCTAACTGATTAGAAAGACAGGAAGAAGCCAGCAATTGTTGCTGCCATCAGGTTAGATAGAGTACCAGCTACAACCGCTTTAACACCCATACGTGCGATGTCGTGACGACGGTTTGGAGCAATACCACCTAGACCACCTAGAAGAATCGCAATTGAAGAAAGGTTTGCGAAACCACATAGAGCGAACGAGATAATTGCTTGAGTCTTAACAGACATTACTTGACCAGTCGCTTCAACGATTTGAGCGTTGTCACCGATGTATGGTACGAAGTTTAGGTATGCAACGAATTCGTTAACAACTGTCTTCTGACCAATGAAAGAACCAGCAATAGTTGCTTCTTCCCATGGAACACCAATGATGAATGCTAACGGTGCGAAGATCCAACCTAGAAGAAGTTCTAGAGTTAGGTTTTCCATACCGAACCAACCACCGATGCCACCTAGGATACCGTTGATAAGAGCGATTAGACCGATGAATGCTAGTAGCATTGCACCAACGTTAAGTGCTAGTTGTAGACCAACTGACGCACCGCCAGCAGCTGCATCGATAACGTTAGCAGGCTTGTCGTCGCCACCGTCGATGTCTGAACCTAGGTTCTCGTCAACTTCATCAGTTTCAGGCTTGATGATTTTAGCGAATAGTAGACCACCAGGTGCTGCCATGAATGACGCTGCTACTAGGTACTCTAGAGGTACACCCATAGATGCGTAACCCGCTAGTACACCACCAGCAACAGATGCTAAACCACCACACATTACTGCGAATAGTTCAGAGTTAGTCATTTTAGGAACAAATGGACGAACTACTAGAGGTGCTTCTGTTTGACCAACGAAAATGTTTGCTGCTGCAGACATTGACTCGGCGCGAGAAGTACCTAGAGCTTTCTGAAGACCACCACCAAGAACCTTGATTACAACTTGCATCGCACCAATGTAGTAAAGTACAGAGATAAGAGCAGAGAAGAAGATTAGTGTTGGTAGAACTTGGAATGCAAAGATGAAACCGATACCGTCAACTGAGAAGTTAACAAGGCTACCAAATAGGAAGCCAGTACCATCTTTACCGTAGTCGATCACGTTTGCTACACCAGCAGAGAAACCTGCAAGTAGATCACGACCCCAAGGGATGTAAAGTACGAATGCACCAAGTGCGAATTGGATAGCGAAAGCGCCACCCACTGTTCTGATATTAATTGCTTTGCGGTTGTCGGATAGTAGTACTGCGATTGCAATCAGTGCAACCATTCCGACGAGGCTCATAAACAGGCTCATAGTTTATGACTTCCTTATTAGTTATTTATTGGCGTGTTACAAAATGGGGCTATAAAGCGGAGGCAATTATACTCATGCGACCACTAATAAAGTAATGCCGTCCTCACACTTTCGTACAAGATTCATGTACCATTCACACGCAAATGTGAACCAAATCACAAGCTCAGTGCAATTTACGCAAACGATAAACAAAAACCTTCGATTTTATTCACATATACCGAATGCACGATGGCTATTTTGCCAAGTTTGCGCTGCAACCGATTGCTTTGGCTCTTTTCTAAGCAAAAATAGTTCATTTAAGATCGTAACTAAATGTTTGGAATGATTAACATTTCCTTGATTACCATACGTGGGCATATCCGGTGCATCCGTTTCTAATACCAGGCATTCAAGAGGCAGTTTTGCGATGGATGTGCGTGTTTTTTGTGCTCTTGGGTAAGTAATCGTTCCACCGACACCAATATAGAAACCGAGCTTGATCCACGCCAAAGCTTGCTGTTCACTCCCTGAAAAACCGTGAATCACCCCGCCAAAAGTGAACTTGTGCTGCTTTAATAATTCAATGAGTCGGTTATAAGACTTCCTCTCATGGATGATCAAAGGCAGCTCAAATACCTTCGCTAGCTCCATTTGTTGGATGAAAAAGCGTTCTTGTTTCTCCCGCTCGACATCGACAAAAAAGTCGAGACCACACTCTCCTATCGCAACGCATTGACCGGTTCTTGATGAGAGTAATTGGCGAAGCTCTGAGAATTGCTCGTCATTGGCTTGATCT belongs to Vibrio splendidus and includes:
- a CDS encoding TatD family hydrolase → MTQQISDFPLFDTHCHADFEAFEQGFTPDQSIDSYLKEAKQAQVEKILIPSIGQSNWSKLDKIAKSYPNVYYALGFHPYFLDQANDEQFSELRQLLSSRTGQCVAIGECGLDFFVDVEREKQERFFIQQMELAKVFELPLIIHERKSYNRLIELLKQHKFTFGGVIHGFSGSEQQALAWIKLGFYIGVGGTITYPRAQKTRTSIAKLPLECLVLETDAPDMPTYGNQGNVNHSKHLVTILNELFLLRKEPKQSVAAQTWQNSHRAFGICE
- a CDS encoding NupC/NupG family nucleoside CNT transporter; this encodes MSLFMSLVGMVALIAIAVLLSDNRKAINIRTVGGAFAIQFALGAFVLYIPWGRDLLAGFSAGVANVIDYGKDGTGFLFGSLVNFSVDGIGFIFAFQVLPTLIFFSALISVLYYIGAMQVVIKVLGGGLQKALGTSRAESMSAAANIFVGQTEAPLVVRPFVPKMTNSELFAVMCGGLASVAGGVLAGYASMGVPLEYLVAASFMAAPGGLLFAKIIKPETDEVDENLGSDIDGGDDKPANVIDAAAGGASVGLQLALNVGAMLLAFIGLIALINGILGGIGGWFGMENLTLELLLGWIFAPLAFIIGVPWEEATIAGSFIGQKTVVNEFVAYLNFVPYIGDNAQIVEATGQVMSVKTQAIISFALCGFANLSSIAILLGGLGGIAPNRRHDIARMGVKAVVAGTLSNLMAATIAGFFLSF